A single Paenibacillus sp. FSL R5-0517 DNA region contains:
- a CDS encoding S-layer homology domain-containing protein — translation MNYRKLISCLLIAVLLLQVVSVGGVASAAPVTPLDQLNQIRSSDDDIDVAISDVQSLLGSGSLIDMTDISTTYDLLNDEQKKELARGMIFLLPRETDYESQSQVEYVFSVLYNLLNIPKFMNEDNAQDLLDEIYGLFSQAEDFLPFDEAQYMVEASVGYSILSGADQPMFKNIAMFGASMNRSQVSVSYVSQLTLMKTLIEEYRPINTANDVPGMDEALNSMMVHNRMTRMFSAMDPSIVAFPVQMEKMEDIENNSQKREGLARWMIDHKPQNGYETVSKVQTAFDAFFEPNSSALLEQFNDIKEKKAQDPITDFIPEVIELLSNKNFIATPDFESLSEEEQSDIAKYMLKESSPPASNRYESKEQVQYVVQLALQALELPHKIGGTDSREVLDAFFNKQAERIQQQFNDIEADHEYYELIHYYLDSSEVERRMAAFRYERKLTKNLDIAEILNYTQSALDETPFINKVETSEEMLKKLINMLEIQGDIERYNSDEDVETPLGKFPLDVSKLDSLTSEEQEQLADYMLSERPLGGYASFEEIQTAFNKFFPDDNGTDPLTALNIAKSNFDRDAMRVAMENPDLGITLPDGYGALTPQVRNFIAGFLIQYVSKEFKNKEQVQYMIELGVLAQSVWEQKELVTLKNKLDALAQKLANLPASFNDQQSEEYRSIGQEYLKRTNEVDKSVFAYRYLYSIAYERLEGNYQGDIVEPMVVLGLLTTPYQSIDKATKVDRMDQWLDSAMNDYITGEAFFNKYKFDRTGALDLSKRAELSPEDQKELAEWLLTEQESYETVENLQYVFDRFFTAPNVKGNDINNTLTGLDDTMEISFDNKLHWLDLANIQKLDLSGNKTVWVRYKAISDELPGRAVKFVFTQNGDSNTDNGSTPNPGGSSGGGSTSAPVTSTPAPTTKQEQIVVDVNGTNGTNLTKTPITRTTETNGTIKDLVKMTEAIAKESVEKAKQLNMNTARIVIPDTKDVVSETRIELPKAAVKELNDGSLKLEISTENVVISVPTNSIAGFDQDLYFRVVPLKKESERKEVEERAKKEQLIQQVAPNANVRILARPVEIDTNMQSREVTLTLPLRDSLPTDPATRQQALDNLAIYIEHSDGTKELIRGKLVQLADNSEGIEFTVTKFSTFTLVVVDGLKASQGKHQPYIQGFGTDFRPDAFVTRAQMAAMLARNLPTEAAGSTNSVSYKDVSATHWATSEIQKAQSAGIMNGMSNTQFAPEGSITRAQMATIAYRWMQQQSTTTVVNGTVVSFTDVPADQWAADAIAYVQSAGLMVGYNDGAFKPESKLTRAEAVKVLNVLFNRTPLTGAVTSTFSDVPATHWAYADIEAAAQK, via the coding sequence ATGAATTACAGAAAGCTGATAAGCTGCCTTTTAATTGCGGTTTTGTTATTACAGGTGGTTAGCGTGGGTGGGGTTGCAAGTGCCGCCCCGGTCACACCGTTGGACCAACTTAACCAAATCAGAAGTTCAGATGATGATATCGATGTAGCTATTTCAGATGTTCAAAGTTTGTTGGGGAGCGGCAGTTTAATAGATATGACCGATATCTCCACTACTTATGACCTGTTGAATGATGAACAGAAGAAAGAATTGGCACGAGGAATGATTTTTTTGCTGCCACGGGAAACGGATTATGAGAGTCAAAGCCAAGTTGAGTATGTCTTCTCAGTGTTATATAACTTGTTGAACATCCCTAAGTTTATGAATGAAGATAATGCTCAGGACCTTTTGGATGAGATCTATGGTCTGTTTAGTCAGGCAGAAGACTTTCTACCTTTCGACGAAGCACAGTACATGGTAGAGGCCAGTGTTGGCTACAGCATATTGAGTGGTGCTGATCAGCCAATGTTTAAGAATATTGCTATGTTTGGAGCTTCCATGAACAGATCACAAGTTTCTGTATCTTATGTTTCACAGCTTACTTTAATGAAAACATTAATCGAGGAGTATCGACCCATTAATACTGCCAATGATGTACCAGGCATGGACGAAGCGCTCAATTCCATGATGGTTCATAATCGAATGACCAGAATGTTTAGTGCCATGGACCCCAGTATAGTCGCTTTTCCAGTCCAGATGGAGAAGATGGAAGATATTGAAAATAACAGTCAAAAGAGAGAAGGATTAGCACGGTGGATGATTGATCATAAGCCGCAAAACGGTTATGAAACGGTATCTAAAGTTCAAACTGCGTTTGATGCTTTTTTCGAACCCAATAGTTCAGCCTTGTTGGAGCAATTTAACGATATTAAAGAGAAAAAAGCTCAGGATCCTATTACCGATTTCATCCCAGAAGTAATAGAGCTGCTTAGTAACAAAAATTTCATTGCTACTCCGGATTTCGAATCATTATCTGAAGAAGAACAATCTGACATTGCAAAGTATATGTTAAAGGAGTCAAGCCCACCAGCATCTAATAGATATGAGAGTAAGGAACAAGTCCAATATGTAGTGCAGTTAGCCTTGCAAGCCTTGGAGCTTCCTCACAAAATTGGAGGAACTGACTCCAGAGAAGTCCTTGATGCATTTTTTAATAAACAAGCCGAACGAATACAGCAACAATTCAATGATATAGAAGCAGATCATGAATACTATGAACTTATTCACTATTATCTCGATTCCTCCGAAGTTGAAAGACGTATGGCAGCTTTTAGATATGAGCGTAAACTCACAAAAAATCTTGATATCGCAGAGATACTGAATTATACGCAATCAGCACTGGATGAAACCCCTTTTATTAACAAAGTAGAAACATCAGAAGAAATGTTGAAAAAGTTAATAAATATGTTAGAAATTCAGGGAGATATTGAGAGATATAATTCCGATGAAGACGTGGAGACTCCACTTGGAAAATTCCCGTTGGATGTCAGCAAATTGGATAGTCTCACTTCTGAAGAGCAAGAACAACTGGCAGACTATATGCTTAGCGAGAGACCACTTGGTGGATATGCAAGTTTTGAAGAAATTCAGACTGCATTTAATAAATTTTTCCCTGATGACAACGGAACTGATCCACTGACTGCCTTAAATATTGCAAAAAGCAACTTTGATAGAGATGCTATGCGTGTCGCGATGGAAAACCCGGATCTGGGTATTACTCTGCCGGATGGCTACGGCGCTTTAACCCCGCAGGTTAGAAATTTCATTGCAGGATTCCTGATTCAATATGTAAGTAAAGAGTTCAAAAATAAAGAACAGGTTCAATACATGATTGAACTGGGTGTCCTCGCACAATCGGTTTGGGAGCAAAAGGAACTTGTTACTCTTAAAAACAAGCTAGATGCACTTGCGCAGAAGTTGGCCAATTTGCCGGCATCCTTTAATGATCAACAAAGCGAAGAATATCGTAGTATTGGTCAAGAATACTTGAAACGTACCAACGAAGTAGACAAAAGTGTGTTTGCTTACAGATACTTGTATTCAATAGCCTACGAGAGGTTAGAAGGGAATTACCAAGGGGATATCGTGGAACCTATGGTTGTGTTAGGGCTTTTGACTACGCCATACCAGTCTATCGACAAGGCTACCAAGGTTGATCGAATGGATCAATGGCTTGATTCAGCTATGAATGATTACATTACAGGTGAAGCATTCTTCAACAAATACAAGTTTGATCGTACAGGTGCCCTTGATTTATCCAAAAGAGCAGAGCTGAGTCCTGAAGACCAAAAGGAATTGGCAGAATGGTTACTCACTGAACAAGAAAGCTACGAGACTGTTGAGAATCTACAGTATGTATTTGATCGTTTCTTTACAGCTCCTAATGTGAAGGGGAATGACATCAATAACACCCTAACGGGCTTGGACGACACGATGGAGATTTCCTTTGACAACAAGTTGCACTGGTTGGATCTGGCTAATATTCAGAAACTTGATCTTAGCGGTAACAAAACGGTATGGGTTCGTTACAAAGCAATCAGCGATGAACTGCCAGGCCGCGCCGTGAAGTTTGTCTTTACACAGAACGGAGATAGCAACACTGATAATGGCTCAACACCTAACCCAGGTGGAAGTAGTGGGGGCGGTTCTACGTCTGCACCGGTAACCTCTACACCTGCACCAACAACGAAACAGGAACAGATCGTGGTTGACGTTAATGGGACGAACGGTACCAACTTGACCAAAACACCGATTACCCGTACAACGGAAACCAACGGCACCATTAAAGATTTGGTGAAAATGACCGAAGCGATTGCGAAGGAATCCGTGGAAAAAGCGAAGCAATTGAACATGAACACCGCACGCATCGTGATTCCAGACACCAAAGATGTCGTGTCCGAGACACGGATTGAACTGCCTAAGGCAGCCGTGAAAGAACTGAATGATGGTTCGCTAAAACTCGAAATTTCCACTGAAAATGTAGTGATTTCCGTTCCGACGAATTCCATCGCCGGATTCGATCAAGACCTGTACTTCCGCGTGGTTCCGCTGAAAAAAGAATCGGAACGCAAAGAAGTCGAAGAGCGTGCGAAGAAAGAGCAGCTGATTCAACAGGTTGCTCCGAATGCGAATGTACGCATACTGGCTCGTCCGGTAGAGATCGACACGAATATGCAGAGCCGCGAAGTAACACTTACGTTGCCACTGCGTGACAGTCTACCAACTGACCCGGCTACTCGTCAGCAGGCATTGGATAACCTGGCGATCTACATCGAACACAGTGACGGCACAAAAGAATTGATTCGAGGCAAACTGGTGCAACTGGCTGATAACAGCGAAGGCATTGAGTTCACCGTAACGAAATTCAGTACATTCACGCTCGTTGTTGTGGATGGGCTGAAAGCTTCACAAGGTAAACACCAGCCGTACATCCAAGGTTTCGGTACAGATTTCCGCCCGGATGCATTCGTAACACGTGCACAGATGGCGGCAATGCTGGCTCGCAATCTTCCAACAGAAGCGGCAGGTTCCACTAATAGCGTGAGCTACAAGGATGTATCTGCGACACATTGGGCAACAAGTGAAATTCAAAAAGCGCAGTCCGCAGGTATCATGAACGGCATGAGTAACACTCAATTTGCACCGGAAGGTTCGATTACCCGTGCACAGATGGCTACCATTGCATATCGTTGGATGCAGCAACAATCTACTACTACAGTCGTGAACGGTACAGTAGTCTCCTTCACAGATGTACCCGCAGACCAGTGGGCAGCAGATGCGATTGCATACGTGCAATCGGCTGGCCTGATGGTCGGATATAACGATGGTGCTTTCAAACCAGAAAGTAAGCTGACGCGTGCAGAAGCCGTGAAAGTGCTAAATGTATTGTTCAACCGTACACCACTCACTGGTGCAGTTACATCAACGTTCAGCGATGTACCAGCAACACACTGGGCATATGCAGATATTGAAGCTGCTGCTCAAAAGTAA
- a CDS encoding sugar diacid recognition domain-containing protein — MLQLSERQAQDIVDKMMQDIPYNINIMNEHGIIIGSGQKERVGTVHQGAVRALTTGSMVEVWEDGILEKMGTNEPILFNQQHVGVIGISGHPDEVRPFCNIVRTTVSLLIEQRNQLESMAHEASRKKAFIERLLNQSGSYSQKVKKEALQYRIDLQLPTVLLYIRFPSKSMAADTEINRILLQVPSFAIEGDDHTQLILIQNEADVGPMIQRLSQISPEAFIAVSQKEANIATGYEQARSVMNILLSLQPDTPIIRYEDVPFLVRFSAADLTPHANIISKLEDTADLLDTLRSFIHHNGSMSTTADHLNIHRNTLQYRLKRIQTLTGKDPRNLLELIELTHGLLAFYQ, encoded by the coding sequence GTGTTGCAGCTATCGGAGAGACAGGCACAGGATATCGTAGATAAAATGATGCAGGACATTCCATACAACATCAACATCATGAATGAGCACGGCATTATTATTGGAAGTGGTCAGAAGGAACGTGTGGGCACCGTTCATCAGGGCGCCGTCCGCGCGTTGACGACAGGAAGCATGGTTGAGGTCTGGGAAGATGGCATACTTGAGAAAATGGGGACCAATGAACCGATTCTATTCAATCAGCAGCATGTTGGAGTCATTGGCATATCCGGTCATCCGGATGAAGTTCGGCCTTTCTGCAACATCGTGCGTACCACCGTATCTCTCCTGATCGAACAGCGTAATCAATTGGAAAGCATGGCCCATGAAGCTTCACGTAAAAAAGCCTTTATCGAACGACTGCTGAACCAATCCGGTTCCTACTCACAGAAGGTCAAAAAGGAAGCCCTGCAATACCGCATTGACCTACAATTGCCGACCGTTCTTCTATATATCCGTTTCCCCAGTAAATCCATGGCTGCGGACACTGAGATCAACCGAATATTGCTCCAAGTTCCTTCATTCGCTATTGAAGGGGATGACCATACACAGCTCATCCTGATCCAGAACGAAGCAGACGTTGGTCCGATGATTCAGCGTTTGAGTCAGATTTCACCCGAAGCATTCATCGCCGTTAGTCAAAAAGAAGCGAACATCGCCACCGGTTATGAACAGGCCCGGTCTGTGATGAACATCCTGTTGTCACTTCAACCAGACACACCGATCATTCGGTATGAGGATGTGCCCTTTCTGGTACGATTCAGCGCAGCTGATCTAACCCCTCATGCCAATATTATCAGCAAACTTGAGGATACAGCCGATCTGCTGGACACGCTCCGCAGTTTTATCCACCATAACGGCAGTATGAGCACAACAGCGGACCATCTCAATATTCACCGCAATACGCTTCAATATCGGCTCAAACGCATACAGACCCTGACGGGCAAAGACCCCCGTAATCTGCTGGAACTCATTGAACTGACCCACGGACTACTCGCGTTCTACCAATAA
- a CDS encoding glycerate kinase: MRDTVENRGMTFVLAPDSFKESMTAKEVCIAMEKGLRKIYPTAGYIHVPMADGGEGTVQSLVDASGGVLHQQEVSGPLGQTVTAQYGILGDGTTAAIEMASASGIHLVTKEARDPLRTTTYGTGELIRACLDLGIRKMIIGIGGSATNDGGAGMAEALGAKFLDAQGQPLARGGGALNQLAQIDVSGLDERLKEVEFIVACDVTNPLCGEHGASRVFGPQKGATPEMVEQLDANLSHYADVVKQQLYKDIRDIPGAGAAGGLGAGLLIFTQTVLRKGIEIVIEYTELSEKLVAADVVFTGEGGIDFQTKFGKTPYGVARAAKEAGKPVIALAGYVGEGIDTLYAEGIDAIFGIVPGAADLERLLREGPENVERTTENIARVLKLGLLS, encoded by the coding sequence ATGAGAGATACGGTAGAAAATAGAGGCATGACGTTTGTTCTGGCGCCAGATTCGTTTAAAGAAAGCATGACTGCGAAAGAAGTATGTATCGCGATGGAAAAAGGATTGCGTAAAATATATCCGACCGCAGGATATATTCATGTCCCCATGGCGGATGGTGGAGAAGGCACGGTGCAGTCCCTTGTAGATGCCTCTGGTGGTGTCCTTCACCAGCAAGAGGTGAGTGGACCCTTAGGTCAGACCGTGACTGCCCAGTATGGCATTCTGGGTGACGGAACAACGGCGGCCATAGAGATGGCATCGGCCAGTGGCATACATCTGGTTACCAAGGAAGCCCGAGACCCGCTACGGACGACAACCTATGGAACAGGAGAGTTGATTCGGGCATGTCTGGATCTGGGAATCCGTAAAATGATTATCGGCATTGGTGGCAGTGCAACGAATGATGGTGGTGCTGGTATGGCTGAAGCGCTGGGTGCCAAGTTTCTGGATGCACAGGGTCAACCGCTTGCGCGGGGTGGTGGGGCTTTGAATCAACTTGCTCAGATTGATGTATCCGGTCTGGATGAGCGTTTGAAGGAAGTGGAATTCATTGTCGCCTGTGATGTGACCAATCCGCTCTGCGGGGAGCATGGGGCATCAAGGGTGTTTGGGCCACAAAAGGGGGCTACCCCAGAGATGGTTGAGCAGCTGGATGCGAACCTGTCCCATTATGCAGATGTGGTGAAACAGCAACTGTACAAAGATATCCGTGATATACCAGGTGCCGGAGCGGCTGGCGGATTGGGTGCGGGACTTTTGATTTTTACACAGACAGTGCTACGTAAAGGCATTGAAATTGTCATTGAATATACGGAGTTGAGTGAAAAATTGGTTGCTGCGGATGTGGTATTTACGGGCGAGGGCGGTATTGACTTCCAAACGAAATTTGGTAAGACACCATATGGTGTTGCTCGGGCAGCCAAGGAAGCGGGTAAACCCGTGATTGCCCTTGCAGGCTATGTAGGTGAAGGGATCGACACCCTGTACGCGGAAGGCATTGATGCCATATTTGGTATTGTGCCTGGGGCAGCAGATCTGGAGCGACTATTGCGAGAAGGCCCGGAGAATGTAGAGCGTACAACCGAGAATATTGCCAGGGTGCTGAAACTGGGTCTACTCTCTTAG
- a CDS encoding SLC13 family permease, with the protein MEPLTISWIGALAGLAIAIILILRKLNPVYSLFLGAIVGALIGGANLDETVNILVNGTQSVMGTVLRVLAAGVLAGVMMESGAAETIAQAIVRKFGGSKAILALALATMIITAVGVFIPVAVLIVAPIALSVGNKMGISKLALLLALSGGGKAGNIISPNPNTIAAARGFDLDLSNVMLAGVIPAICGLIVTVIVASMLKNKGVMVSDQEAEQGDIDTSKYPPLSKAIVAPLVAIILLMINPIGSITGIDVLSTFKVDAMYILPIAGIIGMLAMGQGRNIVKYTTSGLNKMTATVLILVGAGGIAGLISASDLSGQVVGLIEASGISGTFLAPIAGILMAAATASTSTGVILATGSFGDAILNMGTAPLAAAVMVHTGATVIDSLPQGNYFHVSADSMKMTIRQRMGVIPYEAIVGGTMAIVATILYGFIL; encoded by the coding sequence ATGGAACCTTTAACAATTAGCTGGATTGGCGCGTTGGCAGGACTGGCTATAGCCATCATTTTGATTTTGAGGAAACTGAATCCGGTCTATTCCTTATTTCTGGGTGCAATTGTAGGCGCTTTAATTGGCGGAGCGAACCTGGATGAGACCGTAAATATACTGGTAAATGGCACTCAAAGTGTTATGGGAACGGTACTCCGTGTATTAGCCGCCGGGGTGCTTGCAGGTGTCATGATGGAATCGGGAGCGGCGGAGACGATAGCGCAGGCGATCGTACGTAAATTTGGCGGAAGCAAAGCGATTCTCGCCTTGGCACTGGCTACGATGATCATTACCGCGGTTGGGGTATTTATCCCCGTAGCCGTGCTGATCGTGGCACCAATTGCATTGTCTGTAGGTAATAAAATGGGCATATCCAAATTGGCCCTACTGCTGGCTTTATCGGGTGGAGGTAAGGCGGGCAACATTATCTCTCCGAACCCCAATACCATTGCAGCAGCACGAGGATTCGATCTTGATCTGAGCAACGTTATGCTGGCAGGCGTAATTCCCGCCATCTGCGGCTTGATTGTAACTGTAATTGTAGCTTCAATGCTCAAGAACAAGGGGGTTATGGTTTCTGACCAGGAAGCCGAACAGGGCGATATAGATACATCGAAGTATCCTCCACTGAGCAAAGCCATTGTTGCTCCGTTGGTAGCGATCATTTTGTTGATGATCAATCCCATCGGCTCTATTACGGGCATTGATGTATTGTCTACTTTCAAAGTGGATGCGATGTACATCCTGCCGATTGCAGGCATCATCGGTATGCTGGCGATGGGGCAAGGCAGAAACATCGTGAAATATACAACCTCAGGATTAAACAAGATGACCGCAACTGTGCTCATTCTAGTAGGTGCAGGCGGAATCGCAGGACTTATCTCTGCTTCAGATCTGTCGGGTCAGGTCGTTGGTCTGATCGAAGCATCCGGAATATCCGGCACCTTCCTCGCACCAATCGCGGGCATTCTGATGGCGGCAGCAACGGCTTCGACATCGACGGGGGTTATCTTGGCAACAGGTTCCTTCGGTGATGCCATCCTGAACATGGGCACAGCACCGCTCGCGGCCGCTGTTATGGTGCACACCGGGGCTACCGTTATCGATTCCCTGCCACAGGGCAATTACTTCCACGTGTCCGCTGACAGCATGAAGATGACAATTCGTCAGCGGATGGGCGTTATTCCATATGAAGCAATTGTAGGTGGCACGATGGCGATCGTCGCAACGATATTGTACGGATTTATCCTTTAA
- a CDS encoding phosphatidate cytidylyltransferase, with protein MSSSLFTLTLIFTALLVIHIVYKVIAKLQPSKDYSGIGQKIKTWWGMFVIFCLATLFNPIVSLISLMVLAFFSLKEYFSMIRSTRKADRRLFLWAYLAIPVQFYWIYIGWYGMFIVFIPLYVFLVLPLPRLINKGTVGFLRSVSSTQWGLMLMVFGLSHLAYFPFATPEYGSKLVLFLVVLTQLNDVVHYLVSLYLGKRKVVPTANPFVTWEGFACAFIVTTATSYFIHPYLTPFDWKFSLFIGVLISLAGFFGSLTVSVLKRDLLIGDDNKFDSLKKSYLSRVDSLTYTSPVMFHVVRYFFDFM; from the coding sequence GTGAGCAGCTCACTCTTTACTCTAACGTTAATCTTCACAGCTTTACTTGTGATACATATCGTCTACAAAGTGATTGCGAAGCTTCAACCAAGCAAAGACTATTCAGGCATCGGCCAAAAAATCAAAACCTGGTGGGGCATGTTCGTGATCTTCTGCCTCGCTACCCTTTTCAACCCCATCGTGTCCCTGATCTCCCTCATGGTATTGGCATTCTTCTCACTCAAAGAATACTTCTCCATGATTCGCAGTACACGCAAAGCCGACCGCAGGCTGTTCCTATGGGCGTATCTGGCGATTCCGGTTCAGTTCTATTGGATCTACATTGGATGGTATGGCATGTTTATCGTGTTTATTCCACTATATGTGTTCCTGGTGCTTCCCTTGCCGCGCCTGATCAACAAAGGTACGGTCGGATTCCTGCGCAGTGTCAGCTCCACACAATGGGGATTGATGCTGATGGTCTTCGGGCTGAGCCACCTGGCCTATTTCCCGTTCGCCACACCGGAGTATGGGTCCAAGCTGGTACTGTTCCTGGTCGTGTTAACACAGCTTAACGATGTGGTGCATTATCTGGTCTCTCTCTATCTGGGCAAACGAAAAGTGGTACCTACCGCCAATCCGTTTGTCACCTGGGAGGGGTTCGCATGTGCGTTCATTGTAACGACAGCTACGTCTTATTTCATCCATCCCTACCTGACACCATTCGATTGGAAATTCTCGCTGTTCATCGGGGTGCTGATCAGTTTGGCCGGATTCTTCGGCAGTCTCACCGTGTCTGTACTGAAGCGCGATCTGTTAATCGGGGATGACAACAAGTTTGATTCGCTCAAAAAAAGCTACCTGAGCCGGGTCGACAGCCTGACCTACACCTCTCCGGTAATGTTCCACGTGGTCCGTTATTTCTTTGACTTTATGTAG
- a CDS encoding LysM peptidoglycan-binding domain-containing protein, translating into MKYSTYKSIYESVYTKTSDSRTLHIKEQFLQRVKTPTRLLKIATITLIIIIGCSAVFTVFAGDEQVLSGDRIVVSPGDTLWGISVAHKPQQMDTRVYVEAIKKVNKLEHNAIRIGEVLVLPGFDR; encoded by the coding sequence ATGAAATATTCTACGTACAAAAGCATATATGAATCCGTTTATACCAAAACGTCTGATTCTCGCACCTTGCATATTAAAGAGCAATTCTTGCAGCGTGTGAAGACACCAACCCGGCTATTGAAGATCGCCACCATAACTCTAATTATAATCATAGGGTGCAGTGCTGTATTCACCGTGTTTGCCGGAGATGAGCAAGTGTTATCGGGGGACCGGATCGTTGTATCTCCGGGCGATACGCTGTGGGGCATCTCTGTGGCACATAAACCTCAGCAGATGGACACGCGTGTGTATGTAGAAGCCATTAAGAAAGTGAACAAACTTGAGCATAACGCCATCCGGATTGGAGAAGTGTTAGTTTTGCCGGGGTTTGATCGATAG
- a CDS encoding trifunctional transcriptional activator/DNA repair protein Ada/methylated-DNA--[protein]-cysteine S-methyltransferase gives MISADLKEQYYEALVAKDSEYEGLFYVGVRTTGVFCRPTCPARKPKFENCEFYETAQQALLASYRPCQRCRPLSHPNQVSDVVRLLVEAVERNPEKRWKGQDFKALSIDESTARRQFKKRFGMTFVEYARARRMGLALKNIRSGRTVIDSQLSTGYESSSGFRDAFSRIMSAAPTQVHEGQVLKASWIDTRLGPMMAIADDEALYLLEFVDRRGLEREVERLRKRTKSAIVPGTTVPIQSIERELNEYFQGKRTAFDTPLFCLGTLFQKQVWEQLMAIPAGETRSYQEIANALGKPTACRAVAQANGANQLAIVIPCHRVINASGELGGYGGGLTRKNWLLTHEKQQEQGSCE, from the coding sequence ATGATTTCTGCTGATCTGAAGGAACAATATTACGAGGCGCTTGTGGCCAAGGATTCGGAATACGAGGGTTTATTCTATGTAGGGGTCCGAACCACAGGTGTGTTCTGTCGTCCCACATGCCCTGCACGAAAACCAAAATTCGAAAACTGCGAATTCTATGAGACGGCTCAGCAGGCACTTCTGGCCTCTTATCGCCCTTGCCAGCGCTGCCGCCCGCTCTCTCATCCCAACCAAGTCTCCGATGTGGTTCGCCTATTAGTTGAAGCTGTGGAGAGAAATCCGGAGAAACGCTGGAAAGGACAGGACTTCAAGGCACTCTCCATCGATGAATCTACGGCACGCCGACAGTTCAAGAAGCGGTTTGGCATGACCTTTGTCGAATATGCCCGCGCCCGACGCATGGGGCTTGCCCTGAAGAATATTCGTTCTGGACGCACCGTGATTGATAGTCAATTATCTACCGGATACGAGTCAAGCAGCGGCTTCCGCGATGCCTTTTCACGGATCATGAGTGCTGCTCCCACTCAAGTTCATGAAGGGCAAGTTCTAAAAGCGTCCTGGATTGACACCCGCCTTGGTCCGATGATGGCTATTGCAGATGATGAGGCCCTATATTTACTGGAATTTGTGGATCGTAGAGGCCTGGAACGCGAAGTTGAGCGCCTGCGCAAACGGACCAAATCAGCTATCGTACCTGGTACTACGGTTCCCATACAGTCCATTGAGCGTGAACTAAACGAGTACTTTCAAGGAAAAAGGACAGCATTCGACACTCCGTTGTTCTGTTTAGGAACACTATTTCAAAAACAGGTATGGGAACAGCTAATGGCCATTCCGGCAGGTGAAACGAGGTCATATCAGGAAATTGCCAATGCACTCGGTAAACCGACTGCTTGCCGAGCCGTAGCACAGGCGAATGGGGCTAATCAGCTTGCCATTGTGATCCCATGTCACCGTGTAATCAATGCCAGTGGTGAACTAGGCGGATACGGCGGGGGATTAACTCGCAAGAACTGGCTTTTGACGCATGAGAAACAACAGGAACAGGGTAGCTGCGAATAA
- a CDS encoding isocitrate lyase/phosphoenolpyruvate mutase family protein: MRILEEKAALFQQYHVKGKPLVLVNVWDAGSAQAIQSAGATAIATGSWSVAAAHGEQDGQAMPFHLVLANLARITASVDLPVTIDIEGGYGRLVSEVKQNVLQVIDHGAVGINIEDQLPAGLGLYTVEEQCPRLSAAREAAEQAGIPLFINARTDIFLQHAPEHHNHSLLEETLMRSNRYADAGASGLFVPGLQDHQLIQELCERSPLPINIMVTSPEPSPKQLATLGVARVSYGPYPYLQAMEHLKELGRSILLSSSESS, from the coding sequence ATGAGGATCTTAGAAGAGAAGGCAGCGTTGTTCCAACAATACCATGTGAAAGGAAAACCACTAGTTCTGGTCAATGTGTGGGATGCCGGAAGTGCACAAGCCATTCAATCCGCTGGCGCAACGGCCATTGCGACCGGAAGCTGGTCCGTTGCTGCGGCCCATGGTGAGCAAGATGGCCAAGCCATGCCATTCCATCTGGTACTTGCCAATCTCGCACGGATTACAGCGAGCGTGGATCTGCCTGTAACGATTGATATAGAGGGAGGGTATGGGAGGTTGGTGTCAGAAGTGAAGCAAAATGTCCTGCAAGTCATCGATCATGGTGCTGTAGGAATTAACATTGAAGATCAACTTCCCGCTGGGTTGGGATTGTACACTGTGGAGGAGCAATGCCCGAGACTGTCCGCCGCCCGGGAAGCTGCCGAGCAAGCAGGCATACCTTTGTTCATTAACGCCCGCACAGATATTTTTCTGCAACATGCACCGGAACACCATAACCATTCCCTGCTGGAGGAAACACTCATGCGTTCGAACCGTTATGCAGATGCAGGGGCCAGCGGTCTGTTCGTACCCGGTTTACAGGATCACCAGTTGATTCAAGAATTGTGTGAGCGTTCACCGCTGCCAATTAACATCATGGTTACGTCTCCTGAGCCTTCACCCAAACAACTTGCCACATTGGGTGTAGCACGCGTAAGCTATGGGCCTTATCCTTACCTGCAAGCTATGGAACACCTGAAAGAACTGGGGCGAAGTATTTTGCTGAGTAGTTCCGAATCGTCATAA